In the Telopea speciosissima isolate NSW1024214 ecotype Mountain lineage chromosome 2, Tspe_v1, whole genome shotgun sequence genome, one interval contains:
- the LOC122650268 gene encoding extracellular ribonuclease LE-like, producing the protein MKATLSGLLHILVLQLLLVLSASQDFDFFYFVQQWPGSYCDTKQSCCYPTTGKPASDFGIHGLWPNYNDGSYPSNCDPSSSFDPSAISDLTSSLKSNWPTLACPSSNGLKFWSHEWEKHGTCSESVFDQHGYFETTLNLKKKVDLLQILENAGIQPDGGFYSLESIKGAIRDGSGYSPGIECNVDDSGNTQLYQIYLCVDKSGSFTECPVFPNSRCSSKIEFPSF; encoded by the exons atgaaggCCACACTTTCAGGACTGCTTCACATTCTGGTGTTACAGCTTCTGCTTGTTCTATCTGCTTCGCAGGATTTCGATTTCTTCTACTTTGTTCAACAG TGGCCAGGGTCTTACTGTGATACAAAGCAGAGCTGCTGCTACCCAACAACAGGGAAGCCTGCATCAGATTTCGGCATTCATGGGCTTTGGCCCAATTACAATGACGGCTCTTATCCGTCCAACTGTGATCCCAGCAGCTCCTTCGACCCATCGGCG ATCTCAGACCTAACCAGCAGTTTGAAGAGTAACTGGCCAACACTAGCTTGTCCAAGCAGCAATGGCCTGAAATTCTGGTCGCACGAATGGGAAAAACATGGGACCTGCTCGGAATCTGTCTTCGATCAACACGGATACTTTGAAACAACTCTCAACCTTAAGAAGAAAGTGGACCTCCTCCAAATCCTCGAAAACGCGG GAATCCAACCGGATGGGGGATTTTACAGCTTGGAAAGTATCAAGGGAGCCATAAGGGATGGAAGTGGATACTCTCCCGGAATAGAGTGCAATGTCGACGACTCCGGCAATACCCAGCTCTACCAAATATACCTTTGCGTGGATAAATCGGGGTCCTTCACCGAGTGTCCAGTATTCCCGAACAGCCGGTGCAGTTCAAAGATCGAATTCCCTTCTTTCTAA
- the LOC122650270 gene encoding extracellular ribonuclease LE-like isoform X2 gives MKRLDSLVFLILVLQLLVVVCVSQNYDFFYFVQQWPGSYCDTSNGCCYPTTTGKPATNFSIHGLWPNYNDASYPSNCDSNYPFDPSQISDLVSSLQISWPSLSCPSSDDTSFWSHEWDKHGTCSESVLNEHGYFAAALNLKGQVNLLQILKSTGIQPDGGFYNVNSITQAIAGAVGYTPGIDCNKDTSGNSQLYQIYLCVDTSGANFIECPILPSTKCSSSIEFPSF, from the exons ATGAAAAGATTAGATTCATTAGTTTTTTTG ATTCTTGTGTTGCAACTCTTAGTAGTTGTGTGTGTTTCACAGAATTatgatttcttctattttgttcaGCAG TGGCCGGGGTCGTACTGTGATACAAGTAATGGTTGTTGCTACCCTACAACAACAGGAAAGCCTGCAACAAACTTTAGCATCCATGGGCTTTGGCCTAATTATAATGATGCCTCCTATCCATCTAACTGTGATTCCAACTACCCTTTTGATCCATCACAG ATCTCTGACTTGGTAAGTAGTCTGCAAATAAGCTGGCCATCACTTTCCTGTCCCAGCAGCGACGACACAAGTTTTTGGTCACACGAATGGGATAAACACGGTACCTGCTCTGAATCAGTCCTTAATGAACATGGTTACTTCGCAGCAGCTCTCAATCTTAAAGGCCAAGTGAACCTCCTCCAAATCCTCAAAAGCACAGGAATCCAACCAGATGGTGGATTTTACAATGTGAATAGTATCACACAAGCAATAGCAGGAGCAGTTGGATACACTCCTGGAATAGATTGCAACAAAGACACATCAGGCAACAGTCAGCTATACCAGATATACCTATGTGTAGACACTTCTGGAGCCAACTTCATTGAGTGCCCAATATTGCCAAGTACCAAATGTAGTTCAAGCATTGAATTCCCTTCTTTTTAA
- the LOC122650270 gene encoding extracellular ribonuclease LE-like isoform X1: MKSRVVLIQILVLQLLVVVCVSQNYDFFYFVQQWPGSYCDTSNGCCYPTTTGKPATNFSIHGLWPNYNDASYPSNCDSNYPFDPSQISDLVSSLQISWPSLSCPSSDDTSFWSHEWDKHGTCSESVLNEHGYFAAALNLKGQVNLLQILKSTGIQPDGGFYNVNSITQAIAGAVGYTPGIDCNKDTSGNSQLYQIYLCVDTSGANFIECPILPSTKCSSSIEFPSF; the protein is encoded by the exons atgaaGTCCAGAGTCGTCCTCATTCAGATTCTTGTGTTGCAACTCTTAGTAGTTGTGTGTGTTTCACAGAATTatgatttcttctattttgttcaGCAG TGGCCGGGGTCGTACTGTGATACAAGTAATGGTTGTTGCTACCCTACAACAACAGGAAAGCCTGCAACAAACTTTAGCATCCATGGGCTTTGGCCTAATTATAATGATGCCTCCTATCCATCTAACTGTGATTCCAACTACCCTTTTGATCCATCACAG ATCTCTGACTTGGTAAGTAGTCTGCAAATAAGCTGGCCATCACTTTCCTGTCCCAGCAGCGACGACACAAGTTTTTGGTCACACGAATGGGATAAACACGGTACCTGCTCTGAATCAGTCCTTAATGAACATGGTTACTTCGCAGCAGCTCTCAATCTTAAAGGCCAAGTGAACCTCCTCCAAATCCTCAAAAGCACAGGAATCCAACCAGATGGTGGATTTTACAATGTGAATAGTATCACACAAGCAATAGCAGGAGCAGTTGGATACACTCCTGGAATAGATTGCAACAAAGACACATCAGGCAACAGTCAGCTATACCAGATATACCTATGTGTAGACACTTCTGGAGCCAACTTCATTGAGTGCCCAATATTGCCAAGTACCAAATGTAGTTCAAGCATTGAATTCCCTTCTTTTTAA
- the LOC122651175 gene encoding F-box/kelch-repeat protein At1g57790-like, whose protein sequence is MARKRKYKTKKLQKLLEEGIPVEKQRPWSDLPTDLLKLIETNLTLEDSIRFSYVCKNWNSLDRSHRVINQTPILLFHPINDDAICEFFDPSQRKSYFHQVPELLNAVIYSSKDDWLLVSNNILGIYLLNPFTNSKIDLPYFDPEQFQELEVTLSCAPTSPAFMVFAIRDTYPDTLPGVTINIWHFGDSQWTTINHFYQDELLQFAVYGLTPFFCNGLFYCLNTHNFNMIGVFDPKEYTWSILPVPPPMPIRFTDLNYMWRAVFMAEFKGELLFVHMLYPRNPNIFKLDLYENRWVEIRSLEGETLFVSEACSLLESEIPRISRNNVYLPRIHRYGNRCYSYSLEDSRYYPIRYWPNWTRFEDFDVVWIRSPKMTQPLIEEHD, encoded by the exons ATGGCTCGAAAGAGGAAGTATAAGACtaaaaaattgcagaaact GTTGGAAGAAGGAATTCCAGTAGAAAAGCAGAGACCCTGGTCTGACCTACCAACAGATCTCCTCAAGCTCATCGAAACCAATCTCACCCTGGAAGATAGCATTCGTTTTTCATATGTATGTAAGAATTGGAATTCCCTGGATCGTTCACATCGGGTGATCAACCAAACTCCAATTCTTTTGTTCCACCCAATTAACGACGATGCCATTTGCGAGTTCTTTGATCCTTCACAGAGGAAATCTTATTTTCACCAAGTCCCAGAGTTATTAAATGCAGTGATTTACTCCAGCAAGGATGATTGGCTTTTAGTTTCCAACAACATTCTTGGGATTTACTTACTAAATCCCTTCACcaactccaaaattgatcttccTTATTTTGATCCTGAACAATTTCAAGAACTTGAAGTTACCTTATCTTGTGCTCCAACATCCCCTGCTTTCATGGTTTTTGCAATTAGAGATACTTATCCAGATACACTTCCAGGTGTTACTATTAACATTTGGCATTTCGGAGATTCACAGTGGACTACCATTAATCACTTCTATCAGGATGAGCTCTTGCAATTTGCTGTTTATGGGTTAACTCCATTTTTCTGTAATGGATTGTTTTACTGTTTGAATACTCACAATTTCAATATGATTGGGGTTTTTGATCCAAAGGAATATACTTGGAGTATCCTTCCTGTACCTCCACCTATGCCTATTCGTTTTACTGATCTGAATTATATGTGGAGAGCTGTATTCATGGCTGAATTCAAGGGAGAGCTTTTATTTGTACACATGCTTTATCCTCGGAACCCGAATATATTCAAGTTAGACTTGTATGAGAATAGATGGGTTGAGATAAGGAGCTTGGAGGGTGAGACTCTTTTTGTGAGTGAAGCTTGTTCTCTTTTGGAATCTGAAATCCCAAGAATATCAAGGAATAATGTCTATCTTCCAAGGATTCATCGATATGGAAATCGGTGTTACTCTTATTCTCTTGAGGACAGCAGGTACTATCCTATTAGGTATTGGCCTAATTGGACAAGGTTCGAAGATTTCGATGTTGTTTGGATTCGATCACCTAAGATGACTCAACCTTTAATCGAAGAGCATGACTGA